The Maniola hyperantus chromosome 2, iAphHyp1.2, whole genome shotgun sequence genome includes a region encoding these proteins:
- the nkd gene encoding protein naked cuticle homolog, whose protein sequence is MTCYETLRASAPAADAPMAHHFVKWWRNKFRNGYKKFSMGTEGERTDTEELIGRASSQCSAPPDVLPSEARALLQPATPPPIPARKSEAYSKRPPSPQRHADVDEKQPRLRFEELTCDVELQHPESSKQQPLQFSFTLYDLDGHGRMTKDDIAGIVSTIYESIGKSVTVPHYGSKTIQVRLTVVPEDGWSRNHRDRRDGRRRRRRERAANVHVAPPAECADNSDDEPHDRLSHEDDASSKSSYSGDRQPPQRPPPVLRQRSSHHRHTRREPRERKLTKKRSGSLQRRELLEIIQANMEKNRLSFQASRKPCEPVTNEEEILHKYQKLRNRSYTVSDKPHAFQKLKTEANNNGYLDLASGGDSNLCRYDRYLHAVICSSARHANTGYHQKHSQTPRHTRTSHNLNQRSRSHDLPAQNHSTHQPRVLQIIFL, encoded by the exons ATGACGTGCTACGAAACATTGAGAGCTTCGGCACCCGCCGCGGACGCCCCCATGGCGCACCACTTCGTCAAGTGGTGGCGCAACAAGTTTAGAAATGGATATAAGAAATTCAGCA TGGGTACTGAGGGCGAGCGCACAGATACAGAAGAATTAATAGGACGTGCGTCATCCCAATGTTCTGCTCCACCGGACGTCTTGCCGAGCGAAGCGAGAGCCTTGCTGCAGCCGGCGACACCGCCACCCATCCCTGCGAGGAAGTCTGAGGCTTACTCCAAGAGGCCGCCTTCGCCCCAAAGACATGCAGATGTGGATGAGAAACAACCTAGATTACGATTTGAG GAGCTGACGTGTGACGTTGAATTACAGCATCCAGAATCGTCCAAACAACAGCCGTTGCAGTTTTCTTTTACCCTCTACGACCTTGACGGTCACGGCAGGATGACAAAGGAC GATATAGCCGGTATAGTGTCGACTATATACGAGTCCATTGGAAAGTCGGTCACAGTTCCGCACTACGGTTCCAAAACAATACAAGTGCGTTTAACGGTTGTACCGGAGGACGGGTGGTCTCGCAATCACCGAGACAGGCGGGACGGGAGAAGAAGACGACGAAGGGAGCGGGCTGCTAACGTGCATGTTGCGCCGCCTGCCGAGTGCGCCGATAACAGTGACGACGAGCCTCACGATAGGCTGTCACATGAAGATGATGCTTCCTCGAAGTCCTCGTACTCGGGCGACAGACAGCCACCCCAAAGACCTCCACCAGTCCTTAGACAGAGGTCATCTCATCACCGTCACACGAGGCGAGAGCCGCGTGAACGGAAGCTCACGAAAAAGAGATCTGGAAGTTTACAAAGGCGAGAGCTGCTTGAAATCATTCAGGCAAACATGGAGAAAAATCGCCTGAGCTTTCAAGCTTCAAG AAAGCCCTGTGAACCTGTTACCAATGAGGAAGAAATCttacacaaatatcaaaaacTTAGAAATAGATCTTACACTGTTAGCGACAAGCCTCATGCATTCCAAAAGTTAAAAACAGAGGCCAATAACAACGGATATTTAGACTTAGCGAGTGGGGGTGATTCGAATTTGTGCAGGTACGATAGGTACTTGCACGCAGTTATATGTTCCTCAGCGCGACACGCTAACACGGGCTACCATCAGAAGCATTCGCAGACTCCGAGACACACCAGAACATCTCACAATTTAAACCAGCGGTCGCGTTCCCACGACTTGCCCGCTCAAAACCACTCTACACACCAACCTAGAGTACtacaaatcatatttttatag